The Juglans regia cultivar Chandler chromosome 16, Walnut 2.0, whole genome shotgun sequence nucleotide sequence attttgctagtggggaagctttgtggaTGTTATTTggggtgaggagaaaaattgtgtgattgtattaatttttcacatagtgtatgttcttctctgggtctggtggttttttctcctgtttttgggagtttccacgtaaattcttgtgttgttattatttctctgtttttcttcatattccACCAAAGGGTGAATCCTAGGGGGTGAATTTGGGAGGTCCAAATTCCTAAAAAGTGGTATTAGAGCCACTAGGTTCTTTTTGGTGGGTGGAGCTTTGGTGTGGTAGTGTGGATACATACAGTCTAAGGAGATTCTGTCTAGGAGATTGGTATTTAAGTGATTCAGTGTGACCCTCCAATTTTTCCTGGAAACCTTGAAGTTCTGTCTAGGAAAGAATAATATTTCCTGGGAACTTACTTAGTGAGTACCATTCATTTCTACGGTAAAATTCATCGAGGCAAAGTCAGGAAATAAGGCTTCAAATTCTATTAGAtatgaggtggagaaatttgatgggagaatcaATTTTGACTTGTAGCAAGTTCAAGTTAATGATATTTTGATTCAATCAGGATTACACAAGGCGTTGAAGGACAGATCAACCCCTGAAGTTAGCAGTGATACTAGCATGACTgatgaaacaaagagcaaaTCTGTAATGAGCGATGAAGATTGAGAGGATCTGGATTTGAGAACAGCAAGTGCGATACATCTGTGCTTGGCCAAGAATGTTCTTGCAAATGTACATGGAATATCTATGGCAAAAAAACTCTGGGAAAAGTTCGAAGAGTTGTATCAGACAAAGGGCGTCTCAAATCGGGTGTACTTGAAGGAGCAGTTTTATACACTGCAGATGAGTGAAGATACgactatttcagatcatttaagtGTTCTCAATGGCATTGTCTCTGAGCTAGAAAGTAATGGAGTTAAAATTGATCATGAGGATCAAGCCTTGAGGCTCATTTGGTCTATTCCATATTTCTATGAGCATATGAAGCCTATCTTGATACATGagaaggagaaaataattttttcagaggtTACCAGTAAACTCTTTTCTGATGAGAGAAAACTAGGTGGTGGAAGAAATGGTCCACCTGGAAACTTAGCATTGGTAATAGCTGgtaatgaaaagaagaagaactccaTGAAGATGAAAGTAGTCTACTCGGGGTGTGGACAATCTGGGTACATCAAGAAAATTTGTCCAAGAGCAGGAGCAAGTTTGGCAAGTGGCTCCAAGTCAGTAAATGGAGATACTGGTAATGAAACTAACGTTGTGTCACTCTTCATGGAAGACGATATTTGTTAAAGGGACATGTACATCCTTATGGCATGTCACTAATTCCTAAAGTTACCATGATAgaggatgtgttaatgttagcgGGTCCACAAGTTTGCACACAGACATTGGTTTGGCATTAATGGAGGGTGTGTGGTGAAAATTTATGTCGATGGCTGATGAACTTCTAGGAAAGCCAAACGTTGAAGTTGCATCATAATTTTTCAGTAAGGTTATTTTCGACATGGGCTGAAATTGAAATGCTTGGAATTGGTTTATTCTGAGTgggtatgcttttatggtggagcaTGATAGCAGAAGCTATAAAGATCTTCATTGCGGTAGAGCGTGGTTGTGGGATCAGCCAAAGTTGCAAGGTGGAGATTGTTGGGTTTGCTCCTTTGGAGTCCCACACCGGTGGGTGAAAAGTAAGGAGCAGGCCTcaaggcctataaatagggTACTTGGCCTCTTAGTTAATTAcaccaaatcataagcttatttagtaacttgtgactctagtaaaattcctctattagccttttcttgtaaaagggaaataggtgagagttaaagttttgctagtggggaagctttatgggtgtcatttggggtgaggaaaaaaattgtgtgattgtattaatttttcatatagtttattttcttctttgggtcTGGTGGTTTTATATCCTGtttttgggagtttccacgtaaattcttgtgttgttattatttttctatttttcttcatatttcatcGAAAGGTGGATCCTAGGGGGTGAATTTGAGAGGTCCAAATTCCTAACAACAAGTGTTTCTCCTTCCATATGAAAGAATGCTAGTCTAATACGATGCTGGTGTAaagtattataaaaagtaaagaaataGTATACCTTATACACCACCCTATGAGATCCTCTGCTTGAAACACAGGAAAGTCTAATTTGACAGATCTAGTATGAACCTCACCTCCTTGGGAGTTGCTTCCTTCTTCATGGTTTTGAATCCTTGAAAAAGACTTTGCATGGttgtgattttgatttttcttttgtagctCTAAAGTTAAAGATGATAGTTGTTGCATCACTGCTTCATTTTGCCTCTTAAGGGCAAGATCttggtttattttgatattgagtatccatttttttcttcaaggCATTCAAGCCATCTTGTAGCTGGGTCAAACGAGTACCTTCTGCCATGGTGATAGTATTCCATGCATAGAGACCAGTGTCTCTCTGAAATCAAATATAACAAACCACTttgtaatataaatattttgaatgtaATAACCTTATTTCGAAGGTGAGAGACCTCTGGAAGAAGACaaggaagaaaaatgagaattttctATCACTTTCTGGATAAAAATTCTACAAAGCACTACTGCTCAATACATATAGCTGGCAATGAGTAACGGATTCTTCCTAACATGGGCTTGGGCCGATTGCCGTGTAAACCTaacaaaacataacataaagaCTAATGAGTAACCCTTTTCCCCTACTGCAGTGTTCTGAAGTGTCATCAAACAATTTAAGAAGTAACACGCACATCCAACTCCAAGCAGCTTAGAAAGAGATTGCAAGTAGCATTATAACACTAACATGAAGATAGCTTTATCACTGATAAGAAGACGCGTCATCCATCTTAAGCCCTCTGGTAATGGCAGAACCATAACTCTAACTTTCAAAATGGAggtctaaaattaataaaaaagagaacGAATTCAATAGTCTTATTAAAAATGGGGAAAGAACACAACAATAGCtcaggaaaaataaaaggaaacaaagcgGAATATATGCCATGTAAATTGAGTTCGGCTTCTCCCCAAATATAATTGGCACAGGATTATTGACTTGAAATCaactataaaaagataaaagtctGTTTAATCACATCAGCGATATTTCACCGATGTAACACTTTGAACGTCGGCGATAAATACATGCCCTGTTCTATAGATCCACAGCTCAAAACAGATGTTCAGATCTTGCAGacaacttttaattttacacAAAAAACCTATTCGACAGAACTAAAATTATCCAGAACAACATCGTAATTAAAGAAACCAATGAACCCATCATGTTTGATTCAATACTATCACGATGCTAAATGGCTCTTAATTCAACCAGAGCATAGCGATCTCAGGAGTGGCCCTCGAGCTCCCAAGGTTTGGGCTGCTATTACCACTACTATCAGACAATGAAGCAAATGTTTTCTGAAGAACCCCAGATGGCGATGAGACCATAGTAGCATGCGACCTAGTCGAATCACCCCTTGAATCACCATTTCCAGGGGTTGGAGATGACACATTCGATGCAGCTGCGGCAGCGATGGCAACCATGCTCGGCCTTAGAACCTCAGCTAAAGGCCCACCCGGTGTGGGAGCAGCTACCGACGAAGCAGGGGTATACCATCTTGATATATCAGATTTGCTACCACTTTCATTGTTTCTGTTCCTTCCAATTAAGCCCGATCCCATTTGGAGTTGACCCATTTCATCATCAATGGAGTTACTGCCACCCATTGATAGAGTGAGTAAAGAGGGCGAGAACCCATTTGATGAGACAGAGCACAAGGTGCTTGAGTTGGCTATGTTCTCCTCTGTTACTGCATTAGACCACGCATCAATGAAACCCCTTGTGGTTCCCGTGTGAGGCTCTTGTGTAGAAATCATATCTGAATTGAGGAATAAAGGACAGTCTTTGCTCTGTGTATCTTCACAGGTGCTGAAATACACGTACGAGTTCAGATTCAAGGGCTCCTCGGGATAGTTTTGTTTGAAGATAGAGGCATTGGGGTGACAGTGAGAGAACGTCTCAGAGGCgaattccattttattttgcatCAGATGGTGCCATTGTTGGTCAGTTGTAGCCATGGGAACGGGTTCTCCTTTTACAACCCAGTCCAAGCTCCTTCAAAAATGCAAACACAACCACATCAGGCACCCAAGAATACCCActaatttacaataatatttttcttgaattctCACTTTGGCCCCTGAGAATGCAGTTGGAAATTACAGGACAACCAAAGACCACCCGTTTGTTTAAATTTCTTGGCTCCTATAAACTCAAGATCAAGCAAGCAAGCTCCTTTCACAATAAATAATCACCAAAAGCTTAAAAATTTCCCCTTTTCTTCGGAAAACATTACCGATCAACCAACCGGCGTCGAAAAAGGGCAGAAACTATAAGACGCCGAAAGAGAAATATAATACCAACCTCGGATCATTGTGTGAAGTAAGCGAGACGTCAGTCGGCCGGTGGAATGGGGAACCAGCCGTAGGTCCAAGAAACTGAGATGAAACACTATTGTTGTTGACTGTGGGTCTAGGAATAGGAATGTTAACAAATGTAGGAAGAGCACTATAATCTTCACGGCGGGTCctcttgctgctgctgctgctgttgtttGCTTGAATTTCCACAGGCTTTCTTGAACGGGGACGGCCTCTATGCAAGTGGCGCTCACAGTATTTGTGGTTGGGGGCCACATCTCTAGAGCACCTCCATTTCTTCCCATCTGTCCTTTTGCACCTCCCCGGCTCTGGATCCGAACTGTTTGACAATCTGAGGTTCAAACCACTACTTCCCACTGCCCACCAGAACATAAAAACACAAACCAGAGATCGTTAAATCGGAAGAATTGGTCAAGAAACAACACAAGGTGTAACCCGGCCACAAGAACTAGTGGGGAAAGATACTATCCCATCATGAAAAGAATGTCGGTGCATCACAAAAGACACAAAAATTAACACGATCAATTATGTAAGACAACTGCACTCTTGAAGGAAGGTAGGCATGAACTTTGTGCTTGTATGTGTTCgtgggagaaagaaagagatggaaAAAATCAAAGCGCGCACACATGAAATACAAAATAACCCACCACGGTAAATCTAAGACTGAACAAGGGACAGAAAAAGGGCAAAGTCTATTTTGTCTGTGtgtcttgggagagagagacaggGACAGAGTTAAAAACCATATCAGATCAGTAAAGGAGAAGAATGGAGCAGCCCATCATGAAAGTAACGAGAGATTGAAGGGGGgaaaaaagtcaaaaagagAAGGGCCGTTACAGTGAGCGTGGGAAGCAGCTGGGTCTGAGGGAGTTCTGCTAACGGTAATAAGGAGTTCAGGAGGAACAGGAACGGAGGCCATCATATACTTGTAGATCATAGCTTGTCTTTCAAGCTCCTTCCACTGTGCATTTGTAAAAGGAAACCCCAGAGATGCTGCCATCCTGCCTGCTGCTACACACACGACCAAAAACACACGCACATCCTCAATGCCTTCAGTCAAAACCACcttacttttttctcttttcaatttaTATCAACAGCCAGGGAGGTATAAGTTTCACTTTTGCAATGActcgaaacaaaaataaacccaaacctGGGAATTTGGAGACGGTGTGAGGAGTAGAATAGGTAGAAATGTCAGAAGGCTGCACAGCTCTTACAACTGCACCACTACCTGGAACAGCAGCACCAGaaacagcagcagcaacaacaacatcGTATGCACCACTAGTTATAGTGCTGTTGCTACATCTGGGACCATCGCCATCACCAACCTGAGTCTCGCATGATGGACATGGACGGTGGTGATTTTCATGATGAACCATAATCGCCTTGTCACTAACCGGTTCAATGCTTTCCAGCTTCACACCTAACTTTGGAACATCACCACTGTTTTCTTTTGCTTCCTCGTCTAAAACGTCGAAGCTGTCCATACTTATAATAATGAAACCACTTTCCCCAAATAGAAAACCAGGTTTCCCATCCAAAAGAACATCTACTCACCCCACCAGAGTCACCCAGAcgaacatttttatatatggatataattttttattttctacacaGGCTTTAACTTCTATGACCCATCTCTTATCCCTTTCTCACTCTAAGAAATCTGCCTCCAGCtgggtatgattttttttttttttttgagtagtGGTCTTGTGTGGGGGTTGATGTGAGATTTATGACCGAGTTATGGGTTGCCGCCATTCTCGGCCTTGCTTCCATGCTTCCAACATTCGCACCATACTAGCTAGCAGACAAACTAGTAAAAAGGGGTCCCTAttctccccctctctctatctctctctctctctcatcattatTGCGATATCCATCTATCGTTTTCTGAATGTAAAGCCAAATCCCACACTAATCCTCCATTGGGAAATGATCATAGCGTTAGGGCACCCCCGTACCGTTTCTGTTTCATAGCATTAGCCATCTCCTTTACTATCTACAACTTCTCTTATGGTTCTCTGAACCAAGCATCCGAGTTGTAGAATTATAACATGTTAAAACGAGTCAACTTATAATTGcttaaaatgattaattaattaattactgtcacATGGATTGAACCGACATACgctatttaaattaaaaaaaatattataaaaaactttacactatacatttttatttaatttatatataatttatctttttatttaaatattaagataaaagaacaaaaataagataTTAGATAGAAATagtcaaaaaattaataataaatttataaattgatgtacttttataaaatttattagatttattttataataaaaataatttttttagatatttctatacataatttttcataaattaataggctaataagaaaaagaaaa carries:
- the LOC109007541 gene encoding growth-regulating factor 7-like isoform X2, which gives rise to MDSFDVLDEEAKENSGDVPKLGVKLESIEPVSDKAIMVHHENHHRPCPSCETQVGDGDGPRCSNSTITSGAYDVVVAAAVSGAAVPGSGAVVRAVQPSDISTYSTPHTVSKFPAGRMAASLGFPFTNAQWKELERQAMIYKYMMASVPVPPELLITVSRTPSDPAASHAHLGSSGLNLRLSNSSDPEPGRCKRTDGKKWRCSRDVAPNHKYCERHLHRGRPRSRKPVEIQANNSSSSSKRTRREDYSALPTFVNIPIPRPTVNNNSVSSQFLGPTAGSPFHRPTDVSLTSHNDPRSLDWVVKGEPVPMATTDQQWHHLMQNKMEFASETFSHCHPNASIFKQNYPEEPLNLNSYVYFSTCEDTQSKDCPLFLNSDMISTQEPHTGTTRGFIDAWSNAVTEENIANSSTLCSVSSNGFSPSLLTLSMGGSNSIDDEMGQLQMGSGLIGRNRNNESGSKSDISRWYTPASSVAAPTPGGPLAEVLRPSMVAIAAAAASNVSSPTPGNGDSRGDSTRSHATMVSSPSGVLQKTFASLSDSSGNSSPNLGSSRATPEIAMLWLN
- the LOC109007541 gene encoding growth-regulating factor 7-like isoform X1, which codes for MDSFDVLDEEAKENSGDVPKLGVKLESIEPVSDKAIMVHHENHHRPCPSCETQVGDGDGPRCSNSTITSGAYDVVVAAAVSGAAVPGSGAVVRAVQPSDISTYSTPHTVSKFPAAGRMAASLGFPFTNAQWKELERQAMIYKYMMASVPVPPELLITVSRTPSDPAASHAHLGSSGLNLRLSNSSDPEPGRCKRTDGKKWRCSRDVAPNHKYCERHLHRGRPRSRKPVEIQANNSSSSSKRTRREDYSALPTFVNIPIPRPTVNNNSVSSQFLGPTAGSPFHRPTDVSLTSHNDPRSLDWVVKGEPVPMATTDQQWHHLMQNKMEFASETFSHCHPNASIFKQNYPEEPLNLNSYVYFSTCEDTQSKDCPLFLNSDMISTQEPHTGTTRGFIDAWSNAVTEENIANSSTLCSVSSNGFSPSLLTLSMGGSNSIDDEMGQLQMGSGLIGRNRNNESGSKSDISRWYTPASSVAAPTPGGPLAEVLRPSMVAIAAAAASNVSSPTPGNGDSRGDSTRSHATMVSSPSGVLQKTFASLSDSSGNSSPNLGSSRATPEIAMLWLN